The following proteins come from a genomic window of Yinghuangia sp. ASG 101:
- the rnc gene encoding ribonuclease III — protein sequence MTDAPARYADLEGRLGWSVDAALLERALTHRSYAYEHGGLPTNERLEFLGDSVLGLVVTDTLYRAHPDLPEGQLAKLRAAVVNSRALAGVGRKLDLGSFIRLGRGEQGTGGRDKSSILADTLEAIIGAVYLDQGLDAASELVHRLFDPLIEQSAGLGAGLDWKTSLQELTAATGIGVPEYVVSETGPDHEKTFTALARVGGVDYGTGVGRSKKEAEQQAAESAWRAIRARYGDGTSPPSDSAAGTVVSGGTASAASPKAQSGRTS from the coding sequence GTGACAGACGCGCCGGCGAGATACGCGGACCTGGAAGGGCGGCTCGGCTGGTCGGTCGACGCCGCCCTTCTGGAACGCGCGCTCACCCACCGTTCCTACGCGTACGAACACGGCGGCCTGCCCACCAACGAACGCCTGGAGTTCCTGGGCGACTCGGTGCTCGGGCTCGTGGTGACGGACACGCTCTACCGTGCCCACCCCGACCTGCCCGAAGGGCAGCTCGCGAAGCTCCGTGCCGCGGTGGTCAATTCGCGTGCCCTCGCGGGCGTGGGGCGCAAGCTCGACCTCGGCAGCTTCATCCGCCTCGGTCGCGGCGAGCAGGGCACCGGCGGACGTGACAAGTCGTCGATCCTCGCGGACACCCTTGAGGCGATCATCGGCGCGGTCTACCTCGACCAGGGCCTGGACGCCGCGTCCGAGTTGGTGCACCGGCTCTTCGACCCGCTCATCGAGCAGTCGGCGGGCCTCGGGGCGGGCCTGGACTGGAAGACCAGCCTCCAGGAGCTGACCGCCGCAACCGGCATCGGCGTCCCGGAGTACGTCGTCTCGGAGACCGGCCCCGACCACGAGAAGACCTTCACCGCGCTGGCCCGCGTCGGCGGTGTCGACTACGGCACCGGCGTCGGGCGCAGCAAGAAGGAAGCCGAGCAGCAGGCGGCCGAGAGCGCGTGGCGGGCGATCCGCGCGCGGTACGGCGACGGCACGTCGCCGCCGAGCGACTCCGCCGCCGGCACCGTCGTGTCCGGCGGTACGGCGTCCGCCGCATCGCCCAAGGCCCAGTCGGGCCGCACCAGTTGA
- the mutM gene encoding bifunctional DNA-formamidopyrimidine glycosylase/DNA-(apurinic or apyrimidinic site) lyase: MPELPEVEVVRRGLERWVVGRTIASVGVTHPRAVRRHAAGPDDFAAVLSGARIEAARRRGKYLWLPLTAPGAAAPDDALLAHLGMSGQLLVKKPDAPRAKHLHVRFTFTDGGDELWFVDQRTFGGVSVEHGGAVLPPSIAHIARDVLDPLFDGKAFHAALRRRDSELKRALLDQSLVSGIGNIYADEALWRARLHGARSTATMTRPQTARLLDAVREVMTDALAAGGTSFDSLYVNVNGSSGYFARSLNAYGREGDPCDRCATPIRRITFMNRSSYFCTKCQPIPRPRSTTRRESPTTTP, from the coding sequence GTGCCGGAGCTGCCCGAGGTCGAGGTCGTGCGGCGCGGACTGGAGCGCTGGGTGGTGGGCCGGACCATCGCGTCGGTGGGCGTCACCCACCCGCGCGCGGTACGCCGCCACGCGGCCGGGCCGGACGACTTCGCGGCCGTCCTGTCCGGCGCCCGGATCGAGGCCGCGCGCCGCCGGGGCAAATACCTGTGGCTGCCGTTGACCGCGCCCGGCGCCGCCGCGCCCGATGACGCGCTGCTCGCCCACCTGGGAATGAGCGGCCAACTCCTCGTCAAAAAGCCCGACGCGCCGCGCGCGAAACACCTCCACGTGCGGTTCACGTTCACCGACGGCGGCGACGAGCTGTGGTTCGTCGACCAGCGCACGTTCGGCGGCGTCTCGGTCGAGCACGGAGGGGCGGTGCTGCCGCCGTCGATCGCGCACATCGCGCGGGACGTCCTCGATCCCCTGTTCGACGGCAAGGCCTTCCACGCCGCGCTCCGGCGCCGCGACTCCGAGCTGAAGCGCGCGCTGCTGGACCAGTCCCTGGTGAGCGGTATCGGCAACATCTACGCCGACGAGGCCCTGTGGCGCGCCCGCCTGCACGGCGCCCGCTCGACCGCCACGATGACCAGGCCGCAGACCGCCCGCCTGCTCGACGCGGTACGCGAGGTCATGACCGACGCCCTGGCCGCCGGCGGCACGTCGTTCGACAGCCTGTACGTCAACGTCAACGGCAGCAGCGGCTACTTCGCACGCTCCCTGAACGCGTACGGCCGCGAGGGCGACCCCTGCGACCGCTGCGCGACCCCCATACGCCGCATCACCTTCATGAACCGCAGCAGCTACTTCTGCACGAAGTGCCAGCCGATTCCCCGTCCCCGCTCCACAACCCGCCGGGAATCCCCGACCACCACCCCCTGA
- a CDS encoding CAP domain-containing protein has protein sequence MAVILLGVALAAVGTRAGVHVLDKGGDGSTRAGAVESAAATGPTDPRYPDQASRDGAGRAPDLGVNPETAASTTAPPQSAPPTSSAPAPPTESTGAAASPPPSRPATSPSSAATTAKTSARPTTASPTKTASATATGAAAYEDQVLTLVNNERAAAGCGPVKADVPLRDLARAFSKDMADRGYFSHNTPEGKTPWDRAEAAGITYLAAENIARGQQTPAAVMTAWMNSEGHRRNILNCGLTKLGVGVQMGSGGPWWTQEFGR, from the coding sequence GTGGCCGTCATTCTGCTCGGCGTCGCCTTGGCGGCCGTCGGCACCCGGGCGGGCGTGCACGTGCTCGACAAGGGCGGCGACGGTTCGACGCGGGCCGGCGCGGTCGAGTCCGCGGCGGCGACGGGCCCGACCGACCCCCGCTATCCCGACCAGGCCTCGCGCGACGGGGCCGGACGCGCGCCCGACCTCGGGGTGAACCCCGAGACGGCGGCGTCGACGACCGCTCCCCCGCAATCGGCACCGCCGACGTCGAGCGCGCCCGCGCCGCCGACCGAGTCGACCGGCGCCGCGGCGTCCCCGCCGCCGTCCCGCCCCGCGACGTCGCCGAGTTCCGCGGCCACCACCGCCAAGACGTCCGCCCGGCCGACGACGGCGTCGCCCACCAAGACGGCCTCGGCCACGGCGACCGGCGCCGCGGCGTACGAGGACCAGGTGCTCACCCTCGTCAACAACGAACGCGCGGCGGCGGGCTGCGGCCCCGTCAAGGCGGACGTCCCGCTGCGCGACCTGGCTCGGGCCTTCAGCAAGGACATGGCCGACCGCGGCTACTTCTCGCACAACACCCCCGAGGGCAAGACCCCGTGGGACCGCGCGGAGGCCGCCGGCATCACGTACCTCGCCGCGGAGAACATAGCGCGGGGCCAGCAGACCCCGGCCGCGGTGATGACCGCCTGGATGAACAGCGAGGGCCACCGCCGCAACATCCTCAACTGCGGCCTGACCAAGCTGGGCGTCGGCGTCCAGATGGGCAGCGGCGGACCGTGGTGGACCCAGGAATTCGGCCGCTGA